CTAAGCTCTTGTCCCGTAAAATGGAAACCACTTGGTCCACCTTACCCTTGATCAACTGCTCAACCTCAGTTGCATCATCGGCCAAAGCGGAAACCCCTAAAAAAAGAAAAAAGATTAGGGGATAAACCCAGTATTTTAAGATCATTCCTTTATCTCCTTTTCTCTCTTTTGTTCATAGGCATCTCTAATAAAAATATAGAGATCCAAAGCATCTTTTTTAATACTTTCATATTCCCCTATATGAAGGGATGAATAATTGATGGTTTTATAAGACCGAATCCCTAAAACCACCTCCCAATAACCCGCATAACAGGTGCCTATATAACAAACCGGATCTAAATAAAAATCCCCAATCAATCCAATAAAATCACGAAGATTGGAGGGACCCAGGATCGGAAGAACCAGATGAAAACCCCCTCCAATACCATAAAAACCTAGAGTCTGGCCAAAATCTTCCGGATAGGGATTCAGATCAAACCAATGGTCTGCTGGGTCCCAAAATCCGCCCACTCCAACCGTTGAATTTACCCCAAACCGTACTAATTCAACCCCGGCCTGTTTGAATTTTAATTGTAAAATATTATTTACAAAATGCATAGGAAATAGGAGGTTATTAAAAAACCGGCTGATGGATATCCTAAACATTTCCGGGAATACAAAACGGTAACCCCGGGCGATGGGTTTTAAAAGGTAAAAATAAAACGTGTCATTGACCTGAGTCATAAAACGGTTATACCCACTGAGAGGATCAAAAGCCCCGGAATTGGCCCCAATTTCAAATTCTTTTTCAAACTCCGCGCCAAAATCCTCATCAAAGAAACCATCCTGATCTTCCTGACTAAAAGGAAGGTCACTCGACACAGGTGCTTCAGGATCCGAACCCACCTGAGCGGAAAGAGGAAACCTTCCAGGGGAAAGGTCGAGAAATTCAAAATCTTGCGGTTCCCTAAAATAGTGTAAAAATAAATTAGAAGGGGGGCCCAATTGATGATCACTAAAACTCAGATGTACCCGTGCATCGGGGGCCGGAACCCAAATCCATTGAAGGCTTAAAATTAAAAAAAGGCATTGAACAATTTTTCTCACAACATTTTTCTCCCCCCTTTACAGAAAACCGCAATGATCCGGGTCTCCTTACCAAAGCCAATTTTTAAGGTGGGTCGGATTTTGAAAAGTTTTTAAAAGAAACTTACTATCCCCTATTTTCGCCCCGTTCCACTATCCCATTAACGCTTTAATAGATCCCTTCTTCTCTTAGAGGGATGGCCCCTGAGGGGGTTTCCCCCAGAAATTCCTTACCATCAGTCGAAAAGAAAAATTTTTTTAAAGAAACTCCTTTTCATTTTACCACGTTCAATCAAAAGGGGCGATTTTCTTAAAAAAGAAAAAAACTAACCAGAATTCCCACAACTTTTCCTCCCCTATAAAAAAGGGGCGGGGGCCGGCTAACTTTAAGTAAGGTCGAAGGTTAAATTGGATCAATCAAAAAGGAACTGGAAAGGTAATGAATCCATTTCAAGAAGGGTTTCAAAACAATAAGAGAAAAAGGGAATTGGTGGTCCCAACGGGGATCGAACCCGTGTTTCCGGCGTGAGAGGCCAGCGTCCTAGGCCGCTAGACGATGGGACCCTTTTATTATTGATTTGCATTTCCAACTCTTTCTTCCATCATTTCAACCGTGGGAAGAAAGCGTTAAGTTATTCCCCCCTCAAAAAATTCTTCCCGGCTTTGTAGATTAGAAAACATTTCAATGAGGTCGTTATTTTTCAAAATTTTTTGAAGCGTTCTCCGGAGAACCTCCTCTTCTTCCTGAACCAATTGTATCCGTTCAGGGCGGGAAATATCGAAATAGGTCATATCCCCGTGAGTCAACCGAGCCTTAAAATTCATCATCTCGAACGTTTTCTCCGTTAAAAGATCTCTTTCTTTTTTATCTTTTCCAAGAAAATGGGATAACCTTTGAGCCATCACCCGTGTAATTTTTCCCCTACTTGGTTTATATAAAACCTCTAAAGCAATGGTAAAATAAATGACCCTGGAATCAACATTGGCACTGCGGTAACCTAGGTCAAAATAACGCAGCGTATTGAAAATTCGCCTGTACTTATATTCATTTTTCAGTAAATGGAGAAGTTTATTAAAAAACTCTTTTGCCGCAAAGATATCTTCTTCAACAAAACGGTGGATGGCTTTAGAGGTCCGAATCTGAAACCCTATCATCCGATACTCTGCAAAATCAAACGGAAATTTTTCTTTTAAAGAAGGGGTATGAAATATCATTTTAAAACCTGCACTACAAGATTGAACCACTCGAAGGGCAATTAAAAAGGTAATGGCAGGATCCTCCGCTTTATAGATCATTTCCTGAATAGAACGAAACCCCTCGCCAGGCCAATCATATCTCAAGCAATAGGCATCCTTTGCCTCCTTTATAAATTGGTCTCCATAATGGCGCTTGAAATAGCTATGTCCGAAGGTCCTATAATCCACATCAAATTTTTTAGGGAATTTGACAAGACTAAACCCCTCACCGAGTTCATATTCCTTCGAAAGTCGGTGGTTAAAGTTGACGATTGGAATATAAATAAGGTTATCTGCCAACCGATGACCACTCCATTCGGTTTAGGTCCTGCGGCTCTTTGGGGTTTACCCCAACAGGGAAAATCCCATGGGTCTTTCTGTTAAAGAGGAAAAGAGAAAAAACCATTGAGGGATCATCTCCCGTTAGGTGGGAAAACTTGATAAAAAAAGAAAGCCGAAAGAAAAAAATAAATTCCACACTGAACAAGCAATGAGAAGCCTATTTCATTTTTAAAAAAGGTTTTCTTTTTCACGATTGGAAATTCTAACCCGATCTTCCTCTCAACGAAAAAAGAAATGGATTAAAATAAAGACAGTATACTATAACAAAGACGAGAGAGAAACTCAAAACAAAATTACCCGGCATTTTCTGATATCACTCTTCCAGGGGAAAAAGAAGCCCTTTTCAACCACCTTCAAACCGTAGTATATTGCCTATTGAATCTAGAATTTAAAAGATTGAAAGTATTAACCGATGATTCCCTCTGAAAGCATAAAATTCCTCGGCTTGGAAACGGGTTTTGACCTGGTGGGAATAACCACTGCTGATCCCTTAGAAACCGATGAAAATTATTTGTTGAAATGGATTCAAAAGGGGTTCTCAGGGGATATGGCTTACATGTCTCGGATCCCTCAAAAAAGGGCAAGGCCCACACAAATCCTCCCGTCAGCAAAAAGCACCATCGTATTGGGGTTAAACTATTATTCCTATTCGGAAAAAGAGCCGCCTCCTTCGCAGGAAAAATTGGACGGGTTGAAAGGACAGGTCTCAAGATACGCCTGGGGAAAGGATTATCACTTAATTTTTGAGGCCCGTCTAAAACAATTTGAGAGTTCCCTCCGAAAACAGTGGGGAAATGGATTGGAAACCCGATGGTATGTGGATTATGGGCCCGTTTTGGAAAAAGCGTTGGCTCAGAGGGCGGGATTGGGTTTTATCGGGAAAAATACTTTATTGATCTCAAACGCGTTTGGGTCATGGATCTTTTTGGCGGTACTCTTGACGAATCTCGAGATTGAAGACAATCAACCCGAGATTAATCGTTGCGGTAATTGCAGACTTTGCTTGGATGCTTGTCCCACGGGTGCCCTTGTAGCCCCTTACGCACTGGACGCCCGCCGATGTAT
The Nitrospiria bacterium genome window above contains:
- the queG gene encoding tRNA epoxyqueuosine(34) reductase QueG, which gives rise to MIPSESIKFLGLETGFDLVGITTADPLETDENYLLKWIQKGFSGDMAYMSRIPQKRARPTQILPSAKSTIVLGLNYYSYSEKEPPPSQEKLDGLKGQVSRYAWGKDYHLIFEARLKQFESSLRKQWGNGLETRWYVDYGPVLEKALAQRAGLGFIGKNTLLISNAFGSWIFLAVLLTNLEIEDNQPEINRCGNCRLCLDACPTGALVAPYALDARRCISYLTIENKGLIDPNIRPYMENWVFGCDICQEVCPFNSQPVQTKEKAFQPSEGVGPFLSLKALFSIKTEADFKKQLHRTPLLRPKRKGLLRNGAVVLQNQHEAGGAHSFAQEALEQESDPLVKAHLHWAKDPIEKTINPVFQQGKKK
- a CDS encoding VacJ family lipoprotein, with product MRKIVQCLFLILSLQWIWVPAPDARVHLSFSDHQLGPPSNLFLHYFREPQDFEFLDLSPGRFPLSAQVGSDPEAPVSSDLPFSQEDQDGFFDEDFGAEFEKEFEIGANSGAFDPLSGYNRFMTQVNDTFYFYLLKPIARGYRFVFPEMFRISISRFFNNLLFPMHFVNNILQLKFKQAGVELVRFGVNSTVGVGGFWDPADHWFDLNPYPEDFGQTLGFYGIGGGFHLVLPILGPSNLRDFIGLIGDFYLDPVCYIGTCYAGYWEVVLGIRSYKTINYSSLHIGEYESIKKDALDLYIFIRDAYEQKREKEIKE